The Salvia miltiorrhiza cultivar Shanhuang (shh) chromosome 1, IMPLAD_Smil_shh, whole genome shotgun sequence genome has a window encoding:
- the LOC131011814 gene encoding cytosolic sulfotransferase 12-like → MDNVELDMDVASLPKQKWVGDEHLVQFGGFWFVPQHMKLIKRVINHFTPLPTDVILATSPKTGTTWLKSLLYSILNRSFKHKLAVQHPHQLVPFLEGPPDSDELSFPTASLDTCRLFSTHISYQLLAKTLDSCECRVVYLTRNPKDTLVSLWHFMKKRRANQPWTIDEAADAFCRGVTPYGPYYDHVIGYRALSLKRPENVMFVNYEEMKEDPHGHVKKLGDFLGCPFQEEDEVKEIVKNCSFEVQSSYEVNKSEQSLIKNLFPYNSFFRKGKTGDHVNYLSNELIQRIDTLTKQRFHSLDFMYGI, encoded by the coding sequence ATGGATAATGTTGAGTTAGACATGGATGTAGCATCTCTCCCAAAACAAAAATGGGTGGGAGATGAGCATCTCGTCCAATTTGGAGGCTTTTGGTTTGTCCCTCAACACATGAAGCTAATCAAAAGAGTGATAAACCATTTCACTCCACTCCCCACCGATGTGATCCTAGCTACTTCTCCCAAAACAGGCACCACTTGGCTCAAATCTCTTCTCTACTCTATCCTCAATCGATCCTTCAAACATAAGTTGGCCGTTCAACACCCCCACCAACTTGTTCCCTTCTTGGAAGGACCACCGGATTCCGATGAGTTGTCGTTTCCGACAGCTTCATTGGACACGTGTCGATTATTCAGCACGCACATCTCATACCAGCTCCTCGCCAAAACCCTAGATTCGTGCGAGTGTAGGGTTGTCTACTTGACACGAAACCCTAAGGACACCCTCGTTTCTCTGTGGCACTTTATGAAGAAGAGGAGGGCAAATCAACCATGGACGATCGATGAGGCTGCGGACGCGTTCTGCCGCGGCGTCACGCCATATGGGCCCTACTATGATCATGTGATTGGGTATAGAGCGCTGAGCCTGAAGAGGCCGGAGAATGTTATGTTCGTGAATTACGAGGAGATGAAGGAAGATCCACATGGTCATGTTAAGAAATTAGGTGATTTCTTGGGATGTCCATTTCAAGAAGAAGATGAGGTGAAAGAGATTGTGAAGAATTGTAGCTTTGAGGTACAAAGTAGTTATGAAGTTAACAAATCCGAGCAATCTCTGATAAAGAATTTATTTCCATACAATTCATTCTTCAGAAAAGGAAAAACGGGAGATCATGTAAACTATCTTAGTAATGAGCTCATTCAACGCATCGACACCCTTACCAAACAGAGATTTCATTCCTTAGACTTCATGTACGGGATTTAA